A single genomic interval of Oncorhynchus gorbuscha isolate QuinsamMale2020 ecotype Even-year linkage group LG25, OgorEven_v1.0, whole genome shotgun sequence harbors:
- the LOC124014292 gene encoding tyrosine-protein kinase SRK2-like produces MLVRRGREEEAESNQERKIRQTVSADPWEINRSSIKLGRCLGEGFFGVVYEGLYNNTSVAVKTLRTGTMDPRDFLKEAQIMKTMEHPNLIQLLAVCTEEPIYIITELMKNGSLLDYLKVRVGRLRLNDQIEMAAQVASGMAYLEMKKYIHRDLAARNVLVGENNVYKVADFGLARVLQAPQMPWNQTNLYYIPVGKAIFPLRWTAPEAIANEKFTIKCDVWSFGILLYEIMTFGQMPYPKMDNSQVKQRVADGYRMPCPVDHYCSQDMYNIMLDCWKENKNDRPTFEALQMSLRNVRG; encoded by the exons ATGCTGGTAAGAAGAGGCAGAGAAGAAGAGGCAGAGAGCAATCAGGAGAGAAAG ATTAGGCAGACTGTCTCTGCGGACCCATGGGAGATTAACCGCAGCTCTATAAAACTGGGGAGGTGCCTGGGCGAAGGTTTCTTTGGAGTGGTCTATGAAGGGCTCTATAACAACACTTCAGTTGCAGTGAAGACCCTTAGAACTG GCACCATGGACCCTCGGGACTTCCTAAAAGAGGCCCAGATCATGAAGACTATGGAGCATCCTAACCTCATCCAGCTCTTGGCTGTCTGCACTGAAGAACCCATCTACATCATCACTGAGCTAATGAAGAACGGCAGTCTGCTGGATTACCTGA AGGTCAGGGTTGGAAGGCTACGTTTAAATGACCAGATTGAGATGGCAGCCCAAGTGGCTTCTGGGATGGCTTATCTGGAGATgaagaaatacatccacagggacCTGGCAGCCAGGAATGTGCTGGTTGGCGAGAACAACGTCTACAAGGTGGCTGACTTTGGCCTTGCCAGGGTCTTACAAGCCCCACAAATGCCTTGGAATCAGACCAACCTGTATTATATACCTGTAGGGAAAGCGATATTCCCTTTGAGATGGACGGCTCCTGAGGCCATCGCCAACGAGAAGTTCACCATCAAGTGTGACGTGTGGTCCTTCGGAATCTTGCTGTATGAGATCATGACCTTTGGGCAGATGCCCTATCCAA AAATGGACAACTCCCAGGTGAAACAGAGGGTTGCCGATGGGTACAGGATGCCTTGCCCTGTTGACCACTACTGTTCCCAAGACATGTACAATATCATGTTGGACTGCTGGAAGGAGAATAAAAATGACAGGCCCACTTTCGAGGCTCTGCAAATGAGTCTGAGGAACGTTAGAGGTTGA
- the oxa1l gene encoding mitochondrial inner membrane protein OXA1L: protein MAAIRSGVTPGCLTRCFLRQSGISSAGNPSFTERWNQRFLQRSQLHTVIECRSPTTRAVLGRRHNGRLLLVSAVAVRHNSSQVPSESIPTATPVLEASIASPVVVDPASITTEPIAEQVLEAAPTAVDILQGVGAELSLSELGLGSATPVGLVQNLLEFMHVDIGMPWWGAIVVGTVLARIMVFPVIVKGQREAAKLNNVMPEMTKLTNKMNEAKQSGNKFDFAKAYSDLTMFQKKHDVNPLRGFLVPLVQTPVFISFFIALRKMSYLPVPSMQTGGCLWFLDLTAADPFYILPIAVTGTMFAILELGAESGVDNPNLKAMKTVFRIMPFVILPLTINFPTAVFTYWMTSNCFSLAQVALLKHPLVRQKLRIPERIEHPTSALPQNDGFFETIKKGWKNAQLAQQLEERERRIKNHLDIASKGPLRQTFTHNPLQQSTPSIAAATTKSAKAKQASPATGGKKRPWEETIG, encoded by the exons ATGGCTGCGATCAGGAGTGGAGTGACTCCGGGTTGTCTAACGAGATGTTTTTTAAGACAAAGTGGAATATCAAGTGCAGGCAACCCTTcatttacagagagatggaaCCAG AGGTTTCTACAGAGATCCCAACTTCACACAGTAATAGAGTGCAGGAGTCCTACAACTAGAGCAGTTCTCGGTCGACGTCACAATGGACGGTTATTATTGGTCAGCGCTGTGGCCGTCAGGCACAACAGCTCACAG GTCCCAAGTGAAAGTATTCCTACGGCAACTCCAGTGCTGGAAGCATCCATTGCCAGCCCTGTCGTCGTTGACCCCGCCTCTATTACCACAGAGCCAATCGCCGAGCAGGTGTTAGAGGCTGCACCAACCGCAGTGGATATTCTGCAGGGGGTGGGAGCAGAGCTGAGCCTATCAGAGCTGGGCCTGGGGAGCGCCACTCCTGTTGGCCTGGTCCAGAACCTACTGGAGTTCATGCATGTGGACATTGGGATGCCGTGGTGGGGAGCCATTGTTGTAG gcaCAGTGCTGGCTCGCATCATGGTGTTCCCGGTCATCGTGAAGGGTCAGAGGGAGGCGGCCAAACTGAACAACGTTATGCCAGAGATGACTAAACTCACCAACAAGATGAACGAGGCCAAACAGAGTGGAAACAAGTTTGACT TTGCTAAGGCATACTCTGACCTGACCATGTTCCAGAAGAAACATGACGTCAACCCTCTCCGTGGCTTCCTTGTCCCTTTGGTGCAG aCTCCAGTCTTCATCTCCTTCTTCATCGCTCTCAGAAAGATGTCCTACCTCCCCGTCCCCAGTATGCAGACAGGAGGTTGCTTGTGGTTCTTAGACCTCACAGCAGCAGACCCTTTCTACATTCTCCCCATTGCTGTGACCGGGACCATGTTCGCTATACTGGAG CTGGGGGCAGAGTCTGGTGTGGACAACCCTAACCTGAAAGCCATGAAGACAGTGTTCAGAATCATGCCCTTCGTCATCCTCCCTCTCACCATTAACTTCCCCacg GCGGTGTTTACGTACTGGATGACGTCCAACTGCTTCTCCCTGGCCCAGGTGGCCCTGCTCAAACACCCCCTGGTCAGACAGAAGCTGAGGATCCCAGAGAGGATCGAACACCCTACCTCCGCCCTGCCCCAGAACGACGGCTTCTTCGAGACCATCAAGAAGG GCTGGAAGAATGCTCAGCTTGCCCAGCagttggaggaaagggagaggaggatcaAGAACCACCTGGATATTGCATCAAAAG GTCCATTGAGACAGACCTTCACTCACAACCCTCTACAGCAGTCGACACCATCCATTGCAGCAGCAACAACCAAGTCAGCCAAAGCAAAACAAGCATCCCCGGCAACCGGTGGTAAGAAGAGGCCATGGGAGGAGACTATTGGTTGA